The sequence below is a genomic window from Halolamina litorea.
GCGGACATCTACGTCCCGCCTCGCGGGCTCGTCGGGAAGGACCCCGAGGCGATGCTCGAGACGGTCCACCGCCGAAGCCGGACCGTCCTCGACGCCATGAGTTCGGGCCAGTGCCCGTGGTGTGCCGCCGAGGTAGCCGTCGAGATCCGGGATGGCGACGGGTCACTTCCATCGCTGCACGACACCCGGGATCTCGAAGCCTACGCCGTCTTCCGGTGTACGAACTGCACCGGGTTCAACTACACCCCTGTCTCACAGGTGCTGCTCTATCACCCGGCGGCCATCGCGTTCTACCACGAGCACGGCCGGGACCTGACGGCGGTGCCGAAGTGGGAGCTCCGGTGGGCGGTCACCGACGAGACGACCGAGGTGCTCGGCAGGGACCCGTGGCGGTTCCGGGTTCGCGTGCCGCTCCCAGGAGAGACACTCGTCGCGGTGATCGACCAGCACCTCGACGTGGTCGAGAGTCGGATCGAAGAGGCCGAGGGGTAATCAGGCGGCCGGGAGAACGAGCGACTACTCCAGTTCCGGCGTTTTCTCCCCGGCCGGCACCACCACTTCGAGCCAGTTCTCCTCGGGCGGCAACGGACAGGAGAACGTCTCGCTGAACGCACAGAACGGCGAGTACGCGAGGTTGAAGTCGAGCGTGACGGTGTCGCCCGTCTCGAGTTCACCCTCCGGTTCGAACTCCATGTAGCGCCCCCCGTGGTAGGTCTGCTGGCCCGTCGTCTTGTCCCGGAACGGCACGAACAGGGTGTCCTCCTCGCTGTTCTCCTGCCGGTAGGCGTGGAGCTCACAGTCCTCGCCGCGGAGTTCGAAGGCGAACGTGGCGACGCGGAGGTACCGCACCGGCGGCCCGTTGGTCGTCTCCATCTCGACGGGTTCGGGTTCGTCGTGGACCTCGGCCACGGCGGCGACCCGGAAGTCCTCGTTCGGCTCGAAGTAGTCGAGCCCCTCGAACCCGTCGCGGTGTTCAGGCGGGACCGGCGACTGTGGGTGTTCGGCGAAGAAGCGGTCCTTCTCCTCGCGGTTGGCGCGGAGTTGCTGCTCCCAATCGGTGGTTTCGCTCATGGGCGTGGTTGGGCCCGGGAAGCCATGAGTCCGGCGTTCCTCACGGTGACCCGTGACCTGCGGCGCTCCCCAGCGTCGACGCCCGTGGGCTGCCGCGAAGCCAACCCCTAACACGTGGGGTTCGCTACCACGGATCGATGAAGGTCATCGACTGCGGCACGCTGGTAGACGGCACCGGGAAGAAACCGCTCGAGGACGCACGTATTCTCGTGGAAGACGGCCGCGTCGTCGAAGTCGGCCCCGCCGAATCCGTCGACGCGCCCGAGGACGCCGAGCACGTCGACCACTCCGGGGAGACGGTGATCCCGGGACTGATCGACGCCCACCTGCACCTCAAGGGAACGCGCTCGATGGAGCCGTTCGACTGGATCCGGGAGTCGAGCGAACTCAACACCGCGCGGGCCAGCGCCGACGCGCGGACGCTGCTGGAGGCGGGCTTCACCGCAATCCGTGACGTCGGGAGCGAGGCCGGAATCCCGCTGCGCAACGCCATCGACGAGGGGACCCTCCCCGGGCCGCGCATCTTCACCAGCGGCCAGAGTTTCTCCCAGACCGCCGGCCACGGCGACGCCCACTACCTCCCCTACGAGTGGGCGACCAGCGAGGCCGCCGGCGGCGACGGCATCGTCGACGGCGCCGACGAGTGTCGGAAGGGCGTCCGCCGGCGCATCCGTGAGGGCGCGGACCTCATCAAGATCATGACGACCGGCGGCGTGCTCAGCGAGAAGGACGCCCCCGACCAGAGCCAGTTCACCGACGCCGAGATCCGGGCGTTCACCGAGGAGGCCCACCGCGTCGGCATCCCCGTGGCCTCCCACGCGCAGGGCGCGCCGGGGATCAAGTCCGCACTGGAGAACGGCGTGGACACGATCGAACACGGCTTCTACATCGATCAGGAGTGTATCGATCTCTTCGAGGAGACCGGCGGGATATTCGTGCCGACGCTGGCCATCGTCTACCGGCTCGTCGAACACGGGGCGGAGCACGGCGTCCCCGACTACGGCCTGCGGAAGGCCCGCGAGGCCCACGAGGCCCACGTCGAGTCGACCAAGCGCGCCTACGAGGCCGGCGTTCCGGTCGCCCTCGGGACCGACTTCCTCGGGCCCGAACTCGTCCCGCACGGCAAGAACGCGATGGAGGCCGAACTGTTCGTCGAGGAGGTCGGCATGAGCGAACACGAGGCCATCGTCGCCGGCACGGGGACCGCCGCCGAAACGGTCGCTGCCGACGACATCGGCACGCTCACGGTCGGCAACCACGCCGACATCGTCGCGTTCGAGGACTCGCCACTCGACGATATCTCGAACCTCTACGAGCCCGACGCGGTGTACAAGGGCGGCGAGACGGTCTGAGCGAGGCTATCGGAGCCGATCCACTTCTTTCGCGATCTCTCGACGCTTCAGCAGCGAGAACCCGGAGATGATGAGCAGGAAGCCGGCGACCGTCGCCAGCGTGACCACCTCGTCGAGCACCAGCCAGCCCGACAGCGCCGCGAATATCGGCGCGACGTAGGAGACGAGGTTGATCTCGATGGGACCCAACCGGTCCAGCAGTTCGAAGTAGATCAGGAAGCCGAGCGCGCTCGCGAGGATCGAGAGGTAGAGCAGGCTGAGGACGATCCCGGGCGTGAGTTCGAGCGACGTCGGCGACTCACCGAGCCCGAGGCTGAGCGCGTGCATCAGCAGCGCGCCGAGCAGCATCGACCAGCCCTCCATCGACTCGATGGCGAGGTCGCTGTCGAGCCGGCGCGTGAGCACGCTGCCGAGCGCGAACGACGCCGCGGCGGCGACGATGAGCAGCTTCGCACCCATCCCGCCCGACAGCAGCGCGTTCGGGTCAGGGTTCGTGAGGACAACCGCGCCGACGAGACCGAGCAGCAGGCCGAACAGCCCGATCGCTTCGAGCCGTTCCTCGGGGACGAACACGCGAGCGAAGCCGGTCGTCAGCAGCGGGCTCAGACTCACCAACACGGCCGCCGAGCCGCTGGTGACGGCGTCGTCGGCCTCGCCGATGAACAGGAACGCGTGGTAGGCCGCGATCAACAGCACGGCGCCGACGGCGACGGTCGCCCACTGGTCGCGCCCCCGCGGGAGCGGGTCGTCGAGTACCCACCAGGCGTAGCCGAGCATCAACACGCCGGCGATGTCGTAGCGAACCGCCGCGAACAGCACCGGCGGGAAACCGGCGTCCAGCCCGGCCTTGATGGCCATGAACGCCGAGCCCCAGATCGCTGCAAGCAGCAGGAAGAGTCCGAGGTTCCGATAGCGAGACACGAGACAACCGAGCGCGAGGGGGGGCTTAGGGGTACTGCTTTCGCCCAATCAGGCCGCGCCCGCGGCGTCGCGTTCCGTCCGGAGACCGCGCAGCAGGTCCTGGCGGGTGATGATCCCCACCAGTTCCTCGCCGTCGAGCACGGGCAGGCGGTTGATGTCCCGTTCGGGGTCGGCGAGCAGGTCGAGCAACACGTCGATGCTCGCGTCCACGTCGACGGTCACGGGGTCGGGCGTCATCACCGAACTGATCGGGTCGTCGGCGTGGGCGGCGATATCCACGTCGTCGCCGGGCAGGTCGAACGCGTAGGTCAGCGTGTCGACGATGGGCGGGATACCGATCGGGATCCAGAGCACGCGGTCCTCGACCTCGAACAGGTCCACGAGGTCGCCCTCGGTGACGACGCCCGCGAGTCGGCCGTCCTCGTCGACGACCGGGAAGCCGCTGTAGGTCACGTCGGCCAGTTTGGCGAGCACTTCGCCGACTTCGTCGTCGAGTGCGACGGTCTCCACGTCGGTCGTCATCACGTCTGCGGCGTTCATACGTGAGCTATCGGGCGGGGGATACGTCAACGTTGCTGCCGGACTGGGAGGCGGCGACGGCCAGCCGCCGATGTGTGCAAAAAGGACCGCGGGCGCCGCTACTCGTGCAGGTGGCAGGCGATCACGGTGTCGTCGCGGCCGGGCGTCGCGTCGGGTTCGGTCGTCTCACAGACCGTCTCGAAGCGCTCCCGGAGCGTCTCGGCGGCACCGTCGAGGTCCCCGCCAGCGGCCGCTTCGAGCGCCTCGTCGACGACCGCCGCGTTCTCGCCGTCGAGTCCCGGGACCTCCTGTTCGCGGTAGTCTGCCGGCCCGACCTCCCGCACGGCTTCCGGGTCGAGGTCGCCGCCTTCGACCGCCTCGCGGAGGTTCATCACCGCACGGAACGCCGCCTGCTCGATCTCGACGTCCTCGGGCGGGATCACCTTCGGACAGCGGGTTCGGAACCGACAGCCCGAGGGGGGGTTCCGCGGCGACGGCACGTCGCCCGAAAGCGTCGCCACCCGGCGACCCTGCTCGCTCACCTCCGCACGCGGGACGCTCGCGAGCAGCGCCTCGGTGTAGGGGTGATCGGGGTTCTCGAATATCTCGTCGGTCGGCCCGAGTTCGGCGATCCGGCCGAGGTACATCACCGCCACCCGGTCACAGATGTGCCGGACGACGCTGAGGTCGTGGGCGATGAACAGGTACGTCAGGCCGAACTCGTCCTGCAGGTCGTCGAGGAGGTTCAGCACCTGTGCCTGCACGCTCACGTCGAGCGCCGAGACCGGTTCGTCGAGGACGATGAAGTCCGGATCGAGCGCGAGCGCCCGGGCGATGCCCACACGCTGGCGCTGGCCGCCGGAGAACTCGTGGGGGTAGCGGTCGATCTGGTCGGCCGAGAGCCCAACCCGTTCGAGCAGTTCGCCCGCCCGGGCCCGGCGGACCGCCCCCTCGCTCCCCGTCACGGTCACCTCGACCCGGAGTTCGTTCTCACCTTCCTCGACGGTCGCGCCGAGGAGGTCCTCGTGGACCCCGACGGTCGCTTCGGGGCCGTCCTCGCCCTGCCGGACCGTCACCGGCACGCGGGCGACGCCGTTCTCAGGGTCGACGACGCGGTCGATGTCGTCGGCCACGTCGACCTCGACCATCCGGTCGATCCCCTCGCCGACGGTGATCTCGGCGTCGGTGCCGACCGTCGGGTCGGACTCGGGGAGCCCGTGGATCCGCATCCCCTCGGCGACGACGGCGCCGACGGTCATCCGCGGGTCGAGACTGGAGAACGGGTCCTGGAAGACGATCTGAGCGCGCCGGCGGAACGCGGCCATCGACGTGTCGTCGAGGTCGAACACCTCCTCGCCGTCGAAGGCGACGGTGCCGCCGGTGGCCTCGCGCAGTCGGAGCAGCGTCTCGCCGGTCGTCGACTTCCCGCAGCCCGACTCGCCGACGAGTCCCAGCGTCTCGCCCTCCCGTACGTCGAAACTGATGCCGTCGACGGCTTTCACGCTGGTCGCCTCGCGGCCGAGCACGCGGTCGAGCAGGCCGCCGCCGTCCTCGTAGTACTTCCGGAGGTTCCGGACTTCGAGCAGCGGTTCGGCGCCGTTGGAGCGTGTTCGATCACTCGACGGGTGCGAGCCGTCGGCGCCGTCGGGGGCGGTCTCAGTCATCGCTCACCTCCGGGGCCGCGGCGGGTGCAAGCGCCTCCGCGGGGTCGTACTCCCGGTCGGCGAGCACACAGCGCACCCGGTGGTCGACGCCCTCGACGCTCGCCGGGGCGTCGTGTTCGTCGATGCGGTGCAGGCAGGACTCCATCGCCTTCGGACAGCGGTCGGCGAAGTAGCACTTCTCGCCCATCTCGGAGTCGAGCAGGCTCGGCACGTTCCCCTCGATCGGCGAGAGCCGCGGCGCGGGGTCCTCCAAGTCCGGGATCGACCCCAGCAGCCCCTCGGTGTAGGGGTGGACCGGGTTCTCGAACACGTCCTCGAGGGAGCCGCGTTCGACCACCTCGCCGGCGTACATCACGCCGACGCGCTGGCACATCCGCGCGATCACGCCGAGGTTGTGGGTGATGAGCACGACGCTCATCCCCTCCTCGTCCTGCAGGTCCTTCAGCAGGTTCAGGATCTGGGCCTGAATGGTCACGTCCAGCGCCGTCGTCGGTTCGTCGGCGATCAGCACGTCGGGTTCGCCGGCGAGCGCTTGGGCGACCATCGCCCGCTGGAGCATCCCGCCGGAGAACTCGTGGGGGTACTCCTCGGCGCGCTGTTCGGGGTCGGGGATGCCGACCCTGTCGAGCAGTTCGACCGCGCGCTCGTGGCTCTCGTCGCTCACGTAGTCCCGGGAAGGGACAAGCGAGTCGACGAAGTAGCTCGCCAGCCCGTAGCCCTGCGTCCGCGAGCGGGTGCGACGCGGGTTCGCCCGGGCCCGGCGCTGGACCTCGACGGCCTCGGCGATCTGTTCGCCCACCGGGATGGTGGGGTTGAGGCTGCTCATCGGGTCCTGGAAGATGGTGGCGAACGCCGGCCCGCGGAGCCACCGGCGGGTGGCTTCGGGGAGTTGGCGCACGTCCACGTAGTCGCCGTCGACGGCCGACGGGTGTGAGTCGCGGTGTTCGTCGGCCAGTTCGGCGTCGCGGTACCAGACCTCGCCCTCGACGATCCGGCCCGGCGACTCCACGAGGTCGATCAGCGAGAGCGCGGTCACGGACTTGCCCGATCCCGACTCGCCGACGATGCCGAACACTTCACCGTCACGGACGTCGAAGTCGACGCCCTCGACGGCGTTGACCTGCCCCTCCTCCGTGAAGAAGCGTGTCGTGAGGTTCCGTACTTTGAGTAGTTCCTGAGACATATCTAGACACCACCTTCCCCTTCGATCCCGGGGTCGAGCGCGTCACGCAGCCAGTCCCCGACGAGGTTGACACCGATCACGGCGAAGACGATGGCGAGCCCCGGCACGGTGGCGATCCACCACGCCGTCGAGAGGTACGCCCGCCCCTGCGAGATGTCGAAGCCCCACGAGAGGGTCGTCCCCGAGAAGCCGAGGAACGACAGCGAGGACTCCAACAGGATGATCGCCGCGACCTGGATGGTCGCGAGTACGAGGATCGGCGTCGTCGCGTTTGGGAGCACGTGTCGCCCGATGATCCGGGCGTCGCTGGCGCCCAGCGCGCGGGCGGCCTTGACGTACTCCTCCTCACGGATCGAGAGCGCTTCACCCCGGGCGATCCGGGCGAACCATACCCAGTTCACGAGGCCGACGACGACGATGACCGTCCCCGGCAACACGAACGAGTCGGGCATCCCCGTCGACAGCCCGAGCGCCGACCGGACGGGGTCGACCAACCCGAGCATCACGAACGGGTCCGGCACGTCGACGGCCGCCCGGCCCCAGAGGCCGATCAGCGATATCGCCAACACCAGCGAGGGGAACGCCAACGACACGTCCGCGAACCGCATCAGCGCGTCGTCGACCCGGCCGCGGTAGTAGCCCGCGACGAGGCCGACGCTCACGCCGAGTATCGCCGCGAGCGCCGTTCCCAATATCCCCACGAGCATCGACGTGCGGGCGCCGTAGACGGCCCGCGAGTAGACGTCCTGTCCGAGGGAGTTCGTCCCCAGCGGGTGGTCGGCGGTCGCGTTGATCGTCACCGTCTCGTTGACGATCTGGAGCGAGCCGTTGACCATCTCCGAACTGGTCTCCTGTGTGGTGCGGCTGAACCCCATCGGCGGGAGGTTCCCGTTCTCCAAGTTCTGGTCGGTGGGGTTGTGCAGCGCGATGAAGGGGGCGAACCCCGCGACCAGCACCATCGCGAGCACGAGCACGATCCCGATCTTCGCCAGCGCGCTCGACCGGAGCTCCTTGCGGAGGTTCCGGAGCGTCCGCGGCGAGATCATTCGGCGACCACCTGCGGGTCGAGCGACGCGTAGACGGCGTCGACGACGAGGTTCACGATCACGAAGCCGGCGCCGATCACGATCAGCGACGCCTGCAGGATCGGCCAGTCACGCGCGTTGATCGCGTTGATCAGCGTCGTGCCCAGCCCCGGCCACGAGAACACCGACTCGGTGATGACCGCGCCGCCGATCAGCGTCCCCAACTGCAGGCCGAGGACGGTGATGATCGGGATCAGCGTGTTCCGCAGCACGTGTTTGTAGCGGATCAGCGACTCGGGCAGGCCCTTCGCCCGGGTCGCCTGCACGTAGGACTGCCCCAACTCCTCGAGCATCCCCGAGCGGGTGAGCCGCGTGATGAGCGCGGTGAAGTACGTGCCCAGCGTGATCGCCGGCAGCACGATGTGGCGGGCCCACTGGAACATCGCGTCGGCGCCCGCCGAGACCCCTTGGGCGGTCATGATCCGGAACGCCTCGACGAAGCCGAACGCGCGGCCGCTGGTCGGGAACAGCCCGAACTCGACGGACAGCAGCAGCACGAGCATGATCCCGAGCCAGAAGTTCGGCGTCGAGATGCCGACCAGCGAGAACGTCGTCGCGCCGTAGTCCGCCGGCTGGTGGCGCCGCGTGGCGCTGATGACCCCCAGCGGGATCGAGAGCGTGATGGCGACGAGGCTGCTGACGACCGCGAGTTCGATGGTCGCGGGCAGCTTCGTCACGACGATCTGACTCGCCTCGATGCCGGAGATGTAGGAGTAGCCCATGTCCCCCTGCAACAGCTCCCAGAGGTAGTCGAGGTACTGGACGTACAGCGGCTGGTCCAGCCCCAACTCCTCGGCGATCCGCTGGCGAAGCTCGGGGCTGGCGTCCAGCGGCGCGACGGCGTCGACGGGGCTCCCGGGCGTGATAAACCGCAGGAGGAAGACGATGCTGATGACCCCCCACACGACGACGACCCCCTGGAGGCCGCGCTTGAGCAGGAACCGTCCGTACGACATCTATTGTTCGCTCGGCAGGCTCTGTGCCTCGCTGATCAGTCGGTCGAACTCCTCGTCCGACCAGCTCGTGAGGTTCCCGTCGCTGGTCAGCAGCGGGATGAGCGTCTGACTCGCGTCGAACGTCTCGTTCCCCCAGCCCAGCAGGTACCAGTGCGGGTTCGTCTCGAGGTTCCCGTCGGTGACCTCGCTGGCCAGCGCCGAGAAGTCACGCTGGTTCACGCTGGCGGTGACGTTGGGCAGGTCGTCGAGGTAGCCCGCGACCGCTTGTGCGATCTCCACGTCGTTGAGGTAGCGCCCGACGGGGGTGTGGAGTTCGACCTCCACGCCGGCGTAGCCCGACGCCTCGACCAGCGCCTCGGCCTCGTCGGGGTCGTAGGGGTACGGGTCGAGGTCGCCGTTGTAGCCGAAGAAGCCGTCCAGCGTCGGCTGGGCGGTCGGGTCGCCGAACGTGTCGAGGACGTTCTCGATGATGCTCTCTAAGTCGATGGCGTAGTTGACCGCCTGGCGGAACTCCGCGGAGTCGAACGGCTCGACGTCGTAGCGCATCGCGTTGAAGATGACGCGCGTCGACGGCACCGCGGAGATGCTGGTCCCATCGTTGTTCTCGATCCGGCTCACTTCCTGTGGCGGCACGTTGACGATGATGTCGGACTCGTCGGAGAGCAGGGAGTTCACCCGCGTGCTGGCCTCGCTGGAGGCGGTGACCGTGAGCGAACTGATCTCGGCGGCCTCCCGCCAGTAGTTGTCGTTGCGGTTGAACACGACCTGCACGTCCTGCTCGTAGGTCTCCAACACGAACGGCCCGGTGCCGTCGATGTTCTGGTTGACGTAGGAGTTCTCGTTGGCCTCGACCCACGACTTGTTCATGATCGGGCCGTAGCTGGCGAACAGCGAGAACACGATGGGGTTCAGCCCCTCGCTCATCACGTCGACCGCGCGCTCGCCGTCGACGACTTCGGCGCCGGTGACGCCCGCAAGCTGGTCCTGCTGGGGGCTGGCGATCCCGGTGTCGGGGTCGACGATGCGGTTGATCGAGTAGGCGACGTCCTCCGGCGTGAGGTTGTCGCCGGAGTGGAAGGAGACGTTCGAGCGGATCTGGAAGCGGATCAGGCCGTCTTCGATCCGGCTGTAGTCGGTCGCCAGCTTGTTGACGATCCCACCCTCGCGGTCGCGGTCGAGCAGCCCCTCGTAGGCCTGCAGGACGATGTTGTCAGTCGGCGTCTCACGGTGGTCCTGCGGGTCCAGCCCGCTGTCCATCGAGGACTGGTTGATCACCACGTCGTCCCCGCTGTCGGTCGCGGGGCTGATCTCGTAGGCGTCGATGAACTCGTCGGCTCGCGCCTCCCACTCGATGTCGGCGCTCTTGCCGTACACCGAGTACTGTCGGTTCAGGAACACCCAGGGCGACTGATCGTGGGCGCGGCGGTTGGCCCGCTGGAGGTAGCCGTCGCGGGTCTCCGGCTCGGGACGCTCGGTCGGCGTGTCGTCGCCGCCATCGCCGCCGGAGTCCGTCGGCGTGTCGGTGTCGTCCATGTTCTGCTCGCCGTCGGTGTCGGTGCCACCGCCACCACCACAGCCCGCCATGGCGGTCGCCGCGGCCGTGCCGGCGAAGCCGAGGAACTTCCGTCGTCCCACGTTGGGTGTGTCTTTGTCAGACATAGACTGTCGGTCGGGACGGACCGACTTATACCCTGCGCCGGTATGGCATACCAATCAACTGCTCGCCGTCCGTCGAATTCGTGTCCGTTGATAACTACGAACGGCGCAGAACACGTCGATTCCGACCGATAAAAGTCGACGGAAAAGGGCCGTCGTTACTCCTGCTGGGCGTCAACGGCGGCGACGCCGGCGAGGTTGACGATGTCCTTGACTTCGTCGCCGCGCTGCATCACGTGGACGGGCTTGTCCATGCCGACGAGCATCGGCCCGATGGCCTCCGCGCCGCCGAGCCGCTGGAGCAGCTTGTAGGCGATGTTGCCGGCCTCGAGGTTCGGGAAGACGAGCACGTTCGCGGGCTCGTCGAGGTCCGAGAACTCGTAGGTGTCGGTGAGGATCTCCTCGACGACGGCAGTATCGGCTTGCATCTCGCCGTCGACCGGGAAGTCGACCCCGGGGTCGTCACGGAGGCTCGCGGCCGCGTCACGGGGCTTGCGGGTGCCCTCGTTCTCGACGGAGCCGAAGTTCGAGTACGACAGCAGCGCCGCGCGCGGCTCGACGTTGAACCGGCGTGCCAGTTCGGCGGTGTGTTTGGTGATCTCTTCGAGCACCGCCTCGCTGGGGTCCTGGTTCACCGTCGCGTCGGCGACGAACACGACGCGGTTCTTGAACGTCAGCATGTAGACGCCGGCGGCGTACTCGGCGTCCTCGGCGGTGCCGATCACTTCGAGCGGCGGACGCAGCGCCGAGGGGTAGTGGTGGGTCAGCCCCGTCAGGAGCGCGTCGGCGTCGCCCTGCTCGACCATCGCGCTGCCGAGGTAGTTGGTGTCCCGGCGGACCAGTTCGCCGGCCTCGCTCCGGGTGACGCCTTTGCGCTGGCGGAGTTCGTAGAGCCGTTCGGCGTAGGCCTCGGTGTCGTCGGCGCGCGGGTCGACGGTTTCGGGGGTGAAGTCCAGCCCCAACTGGCCGACGATGCGCTCGATCTCCTCGCGGTTGCCGAGCAGCACCGGCTCGGCGATGCCCTGCTCCTGGATCTGGGCGGCCGCGCGCACCATCTTCTCGTCGGCGCCCTCCGCGAGCGCGACGCGCTGTTTGTTCGTCTTGGCCTTGTTGAGCACGACCCGCATCATCTCGCGGGACTTGCCCAGCCGGGCCTCCAGCTCCTCGGCGTACTCGTCCACGTCGATCTCGGTGCGAGCGACGCCCTCCTCCATCGCCGCCTCGGCGACGGCCGGCGCGACCTGAAAGAGCACGCGTGGATCGACGGGCTTCGGGATGACGTACTCCGGACCGTACTGGAGGGGCTGGTCGCCGTAGGCCTTCACGACGGCGTCTGGCACGTCCTGCCGGGCCAGGTCCGCGAGCGCCTCGGCGGCGGCGCGCTTCATGTCCTCTGTGATGCCAGTCGCGCGAACGTCGAGGGCGCCGCGGAACAGGAACGGGAACCCGAGGACGTTGTTGACCTGGTTCGGGTAGTCAGAGCGCCCCGTCGCCATGATCACGGTGTCGTCGCGGGCCGCGCGGGCCTCCTCGTAACCGATCTCCGGTTCGGGGTTGGCCATCGCGAAGATGATGGGGTTGTCCGCCATCGACCGGACCATCTCGGGGGAGACGATGCCGCCGACCGAGAGGCCGACGAACATGTCGGCGCCGTCGATGGCGTCCGCGAGGTCGCCCTCGGGCAGGTCGCGGGCGAACTCCTTTTTGTACTCGTTCACGTCGCCGTTCTCGGCGCGCTCCTCGGTGATGATCCCCGAGGAGTCACACATCGTGATCCTGTCGGGGTCGGCGCCGAGTTCGACGTAGAACCGCGCGGTCGCCAGCGCGGAGGCGCCGGCGCCGGAGAACGTGATCTCCATCTCGGAGATGTCCTTCTCGAGCACGTCGACGGCGTTGAGCAGGCCGGCACCGCTGATGATCGCGGTGCCGTGCTGGTCGTCGTGGAACACGGGGATGTCCATCGACTCCCGGAGTCGCTGCTCGATCTCGAAACACTCGGGCCCGGCGATGTCCTCGAGGTTGATCCCCCCGAACGTCGGCTCCATGGCCTCGACGCACTGGCAGAAGGCGTCCACGTCGGTCTCGTCGAGTTCGATGTCGAACACGTCGATGTCGGCGAAGCGCTTGAACAGTACGCCCTTCCCCTCCATCACGGGTTTCGAGGCCTGGGCGCCGATGTCGCCGAGGCCGAGCACGGCGGTCCCGTTCGAGACGACGCCGACCATGTTCCCCTTGGCGGTGTACTCGTAGGCGCGGTTCTCGTCCTCGGCGATGTCGAGACACGGCGCGGCGACGCCCGGCGAGTACGCCAGCGAGAGGTCACGCTGCGTGTTAGTCGGCTTCGTGGTGGATATCTCGATCTTGCCCGGCGGGTCGACCCGGTGATACTCCCGGGCGTCGTCGTCAAGTCCCATACCCCCGGGTGTTCCGGGGCCGCCAAAAGTCTATCCACTCCCGTCGAAACTCGGTTAGACGATCGTCGAACTCAGTTCTCGACGGTGTCGAACTGGAAGCCGCCCGTTTCGGGCTCCGACCCGTCGCCGTCCCCGGCTTCGTCTCGGGGCGCGGCGTCGCTATCGACCGGGGGTGCGCCGTCACCCGCCTCAGCGGGCGCGTCGGCGGCTGTCAGCCCACCGTCCGTCGCGCCGGCCGCCGGGTCGAGCCCCCCGGTTCCAGCCTCGGTTCCGTCCGGGAGTACCACCGAGACCGGATCGTCCGGCGGCTGTTCCGTGCCGGCCACGCCGATCACGTCGAGGTCCGCGTCGGTCGTCCCCAGCACCGTGAGGTCGTAGCTCGCGAGATACACGACCGTCGCCGCCCGAACTGGGAGCACCGCGAGGAAGCCAACGAGCGTGCAGGCAACGCCGAACCGGACGACCCCGACGGTCTCGACGCCGGCCGAGACGGTGCCGAACAGCGCGACGAGAGTGACGAAGCCGGCGAGGGCGAGCCCCGTGACGACGGTGCCCGCAGCCACCAGCGCCAGGGTGAGCACCGCCGCGGCCACCAGCCCGCGGGTGAGGAGGTAGCCGACGAAGCCGCCGCGCCGGCCCTCGAACGCCCGCCAGAGTCGGCGCCACGACGCCATCGCGCCGACGCCGGTGGCGAGCATCGTCGCGGGCAGCAGCGAGTGTGTCGCGTGGACGACGCCGAGGATACCGACGCAGACGCTGGCCACGACGAGCCCCGTGACGGCGGTGACGGCGATGTCGGCCGGCCCGGCCATCGTTCCGCCGGTGATCGCCAG
It includes:
- a CDS encoding DUF7351 domain-containing protein, which codes for MSDEGFDRGTALSLLADESRVRIIEELGDATVSPDTGIPSVPYADLKSRVGIRDSGRFNYHLTKLLGNYVAKGEAGYRLRWPGMVLYRALVAGLLTGEADRSIDPAPVGVDCYRCGEPVEGHLYETLFRVRCSACEANYADIYVPPRGLVGKDPEAMLETVHRRSRTVLDAMSSGQCPWCAAEVAVEIRDGDGSLPSLHDTRDLEAYAVFRCTNCTGFNYTPVSQVLLYHPAAIAFYHEHGRDLTAVPKWELRWAVTDETTEVLGRDPWRFRVRVPLPGETLVAVIDQHLDVVESRIEEAEG
- a CDS encoding DUF1684 domain-containing protein → MSETTDWEQQLRANREEKDRFFAEHPQSPVPPEHRDGFEGLDYFEPNEDFRVAAVAEVHDEPEPVEMETTNGPPVRYLRVATFAFELRGEDCELHAYRQENSEEDTLFVPFRDKTTGQQTYHGGRYMEFEPEGELETGDTVTLDFNLAYSPFCAFSETFSCPLPPEENWLEVVVPAGEKTPELE
- a CDS encoding metal-dependent hydrolase family protein — protein: MKVIDCGTLVDGTGKKPLEDARILVEDGRVVEVGPAESVDAPEDAEHVDHSGETVIPGLIDAHLHLKGTRSMEPFDWIRESSELNTARASADARTLLEAGFTAIRDVGSEAGIPLRNAIDEGTLPGPRIFTSGQSFSQTAGHGDAHYLPYEWATSEAAGGDGIVDGADECRKGVRRRIREGADLIKIMTTGGVLSEKDAPDQSQFTDAEIRAFTEEAHRVGIPVASHAQGAPGIKSALENGVDTIEHGFYIDQECIDLFEETGGIFVPTLAIVYRLVEHGAEHGVPDYGLRKAREAHEAHVESTKRAYEAGVPVALGTDFLGPELVPHGKNAMEAELFVEEVGMSEHEAIVAGTGTAAETVAADDIGTLTVGNHADIVAFEDSPLDDISNLYEPDAVYKGGETV
- a CDS encoding DMT family transporter, producing MSRYRNLGLFLLLAAIWGSAFMAIKAGLDAGFPPVLFAAVRYDIAGVLMLGYAWWVLDDPLPRGRDQWATVAVGAVLLIAAYHAFLFIGEADDAVTSGSAAVLVSLSPLLTTGFARVFVPEERLEAIGLFGLLLGLVGAVVLTNPDPNALLSGGMGAKLLIVAAAASFALGSVLTRRLDSDLAIESMEGWSMLLGALLMHALSLGLGESPTSLELTPGIVLSLLYLSILASALGFLIYFELLDRLGPIEINLVSYVAPIFAALSGWLVLDEVVTLATVAGFLLIISGFSLLKRREIAKEVDRLR
- a CDS encoding CBS domain-containing protein → MNAADVMTTDVETVALDDEVGEVLAKLADVTYSGFPVVDEDGRLAGVVTEGDLVDLFEVEDRVLWIPIGIPPIVDTLTYAFDLPGDDVDIAAHADDPISSVMTPDPVTVDVDASIDVLLDLLADPERDINRLPVLDGEELVGIITRQDLLRGLRTERDAAGAA
- a CDS encoding ABC transporter ATP-binding protein, with product MTETAPDGADGSHPSSDRTRSNGAEPLLEVRNLRKYYEDGGGLLDRVLGREATSVKAVDGISFDVREGETLGLVGESGCGKSTTGETLLRLREATGGTVAFDGEEVFDLDDTSMAAFRRRAQIVFQDPFSSLDPRMTVGAVVAEGMRIHGLPESDPTVGTDAEITVGEGIDRMVEVDVADDIDRVVDPENGVARVPVTVRQGEDGPEATVGVHEDLLGATVEEGENELRVEVTVTGSEGAVRRARAGELLERVGLSADQIDRYPHEFSGGQRQRVGIARALALDPDFIVLDEPVSALDVSVQAQVLNLLDDLQDEFGLTYLFIAHDLSVVRHICDRVAVMYLGRIAELGPTDEIFENPDHPYTEALLASVPRAEVSEQGRRVATLSGDVPSPRNPPSGCRFRTRCPKVIPPEDVEIEQAAFRAVMNLREAVEGGDLDPEAVREVGPADYREQEVPGLDGENAAVVDEALEAAAGGDLDGAAETLRERFETVCETTEPDATPGRDDTVIACHLHE